One genomic window of Devosia salina includes the following:
- a CDS encoding DUF6898 family protein, with protein sequence MSNGEVLFEFVQIGQQMRVAAVDEATGIEVVVITPLNATKLQMQRVALAKLKRKLEQDRPAPAPTRGKFA encoded by the coding sequence ATGAGCAACGGCGAGGTCCTGTTCGAATTTGTACAGATCGGCCAGCAGATGCGGGTTGCCGCCGTTGACGAGGCGACCGGCATCGAAGTTGTGGTGATTACCCCGCTCAACGCGACAAAGCTGCAGATGCAGCGGGTCGCGCTAGCCAAGCTCAAGCGCAAGCTGGAACAGGATCGGCCCGCTCCCGCGCCGACGCGGGGCAAGTTTGCCTGA